In the genome of Drosophila pseudoobscura strain MV-25-SWS-2005 chromosome 3, UCI_Dpse_MV25, whole genome shotgun sequence, one region contains:
- the LOC4804326 gene encoding lisH domain-containing protein C1711.05, translating to MAPFKLKFRMGSSRSTSQEHDPDPQVNEALLGNQQQQQQQHQQQQELLQQHVVEASSSSSLDLADCNGLGPMSSERKLLLPQNKALNLNSNSMRYLNQSRTPCINESLTDTDADILPTTPPPSYEHVLEEDTRLSQHQRQVSLDSAATPNQNSRRSSANSSRHSAAQLSAALEEQLEGGDSSSSTSSSLCNDPDCQQNQQNLNQNYSHCGGSNISNSNNNNNNEGEPIAEGVFELEQQSDTEFDCPEDDLNTISVNEFLLETEMAASSRCTEKLYAGEEDGDDADGQCTDDQCAQCSEERGAQGEEGALDGDEASTSSQAAAFYDPLLNRGSYNYNEGGNSNSRPVSSNSQQCQEACCVGSASGSVASRSRSGRRQQQLQQQHQQPNCHTNLLTPEMMSNKTSKEIYKDLAKQWGITCKMSESCRCMDCQSNYFDCDYDDNEHHKTDGGLGAGTPMFISEVMHGSGCTIL from the exons ATGGCGCCATTTAAGCTGAAGTTCCGCATGGGCAGCTCCCGGAGCACATCGCAAGAGCACGACCCGGACCCGCAGGTGAACGAGGCCCTCTTGggcaaccagcagcagcagcagcagcagcatcagcaacaacaagagctgCTCCAGCAACACGTGGTggaggccagcagcagctccagcctAGACCTGGCCGACTGCAATGGCCTGGGTCCGATGAGCAGCGAGCGAAAGCTCCTGTTGCCACAGAATAAGGCCCTGAACCTGAACAGCAACAGTATGC GTTACCTCAACCAGAGCCGCACGCCGTGCATCAACGAGTCGCTGACGGACACTGACGCCGACATTTTGCCCACCACCCCACCGCCTTCCTACGAGCATGTGCTAGAGGAGGACACGCGCTTGTCCCAGCATCAGCGACAGGTATCCCTGGACAGCGCCGCCACGCCCAACCAGAACAGTCGCAGGAGCTCGGCGAACAGCTCGCGGCACAGTGCGGCCCAGCTCAGCGCCGCcttggaggagcagctggaggggggggacagcagcagcagcaccagtagCAGCCTATGCAACGATCCGGACTGCCAGCAGAACCAGCAGAATCTCAACCAGAACTACTCGCATTGTggcggcagcaacatcagcaacagcaacaacaacaacaacaacgagggGGAACCGATCGCCGAGGGAGTGTTcgagctggagcagcagagCGACACGGAGTTTGACTGCCCGGAGGACGACCTCAACACGATTAGCGTGAACGAGTTTCTGCTAGAAACGGAAATGGCGGCATCCTCCCGGTGCACGGAGAAGCTCTACGCCGGCGAGGAGGATGGGGATGATGCAGATGGCCAGTGCACGGACGACCAGTGTGCCCAGTGCAGCGAGGAGCGTGGAGCGCAGGGGGAGGAAGGGGCTCTCGACGGGGACGaggccagcaccagcagtcAGGCAGCAGCATTCTATGACCCTCTCTTGAACCGCGGCAGCTACAACTACAACGAGG GTGGCAATTCCAATTCAAGGCCCGTCTCCAGCAATAGCCAGCAGTGCCAGGAAGCCTGCTGTGTCGGCTCCGCCTCTGGCTCGGTGGCTTCCCGTTCCCGCAGCGGACGTCGCCAGCAGCaacttcagcagcagcatcagcaacccAATTGCCACACCAATCTTCTCACACCGGAAATGATGAGCAACAAGACGAGCAAGGAGATATACAAGGATCTAGCCAAGCAATGGGGCATCACATGCAAAATGTCCGAGAGCTGTCGGTGCATGGACTGCCAGAGTAATTATTTCGACTGCGATTACGATGAT AACGAGCACCATAAGACAGACGGCGGCTTGGGCGCCGGCACCCCCATGTTCATCAGCGAGGTAATGCACGGCTCTGGATGCACCATTTTGTAG
- the LOC6898450 gene encoding venom allergen 3-like produces the protein MVLLLHVGLAIAMVMIPLLPQGSAYNYCHNDTHFCLAANRQHFMCRLDAELPPVAAYKGTIPDTKKFHAIILKQLNSYRDRLASGFLETRSNKIFPAAKRMRELIWDLELGYMARSHASTVSFKHSECRATQRFPMAGEALGVVGSTMDRRSMSDVLRLAFDRMFDEHLDVKDPESLISNFDGSRDITAGHFSTIVSDRVSRVGCGVAVATECSDDLPQGHCHFLTCHFDFTNIQGSYVYKEGPPATDCQIWEADPSKDYQHLCGNEGGIFGQDHGDEDLSNTTRILGV, from the exons ATGGTCCTACTTCTGCATGTGGGccttgccattgccatggTAATGATCCCACTCCTACCGCAGGGGTCCGCCTACAACTATTGCCACAATGATACCCATTTCTGCCTTGCGGCCAACAGGCAACACTTCATGTGCCGCCTGGATGCAGAGCTTCCGCCCGTTGCCGCTTACAAGGGCACCATTCCGGACACCAAGAAGTTTCATGCGATCATTCTGAAGCAGCTTAACTCCTATCGAGACAGGTTGGCCAGCGGTTTCCTGGAGACACGCAGCAATAAAATCTTCCCTGCTGCCAAGCGAATGCGAGAGCTTATCTGGGATCTGGAGCTGGGCTACATGGCCCGCAGCCACGCCTCCACGGTGTCGTTCAAGCACTCCGAATGCCGGGCCACCCAGCGGTTTCCGATGGCAGGCGAGGCGCTGGGTGTTGTGGGCTCCACAATGGACCGCCGCAGCATGTCCGATGTACTAAGGTTGGCTTTCGATCGGATGTTTGATGAGCACCTAGATGTGAAGGATCCCGAGTCGCTCATATCAAACTTTGATGGCAGCAGAGACATAACTGCCGGTCACTTCAGTACCATTGTCAGCGATCGCGTTTCGCGTGTGGGCTGTGGGGTCGCTGTGGCCACAGAATGCAGTGACGACCTGCCCCAAGGGCATTGTCACTTCCTTACCTGCCACTTTGACTTCACCAATATTCAGGGCTCGTATGTATATAAGGAAGGACCACCTGCCACCGATTGCCAGATCTGGGAGGCGGACCCCAGTAAGGACTATCAGCATCTTTGTGGCAACGAGGGAGGAATATTCGGACAG GATCATGGCGATGAGGACTTGAGTAATACAACAAGAATCTTGGGtgtttaa
- the tamo gene encoding protein tamozhennic: MSDFVPRDILPDLWQEILQRHWSFLETEESIQKLEERKKLEGCLKEFLCVVPHDRKFFLPETGHILRKSVRELTDFTAQNAIVGFETISQYANNLFTKPWRKEYRTLKTYSGCYQHDVLTRLLDADQLFLAMGYRRISEDTFVLEGPICPDQVTNVSRDAMAAYVECQIMKHIHAGVHAEGFPCSWKEIFQYRERHIGGTTHSIKEIVFHLNEKRLRKEKMSDNTYSNVATIATQPPKSRVADGSVSASPCALHGNNLVHPASSNSCAIHPNVVSPNLSHDSLSGKYLPPYPAHPQQQPQLQQTAGGGLMTHSRSLDHYQEPHNVLPHRHSFDQQCQAMHQHPHLYEEPYDCLDGLSMGSSASYAAVAGGYNAPGNRYPLPYNISNQLNAQYATPADVFTNSEHNMYATIEKTGVLASGPVHSCDYHRRQGQAPPSGAAVAAMAAMQHRQSTYPPDHHLIDFDERANLMQHDYGAHDYHPRLYEQRSHGGYLRGNSVIYAPPPEPTSYGGYDLPTTLPHSQPPPPTAQDRYVYARPVPKSSRTRALAESGCDSRQADRDLMQDPMDNNRKKHKELKERASRMAPADAYHRRAAANDPDIPTTVTDMTAGYETASLDDFVTLSSASPPLMPKVQEGVGSFESWNYVFKNLERSGYSKDLGDREDLLVQSLDLDSLNISNDSANPAEKSTRRDTAKTQTVTRAASAAAVEASGGKGTRFSSATTETSGGKARTLEKKTGAIRREAKVVQAPAPTLVPNRSSTGVKKVKSALKTATIDNRGTGSRNRSGAGPKHPPPVSTQLIVTSPNEWSCRFCTFLNPDTKRICEMCCRSKDFNLEAATAASSSAAAAAAAASVSHASSTCV; this comes from the exons ATGTCGGATTTTGTGCCCCGCGACATTCTGCCCGACTTGTGGCAGGAGATACTTCAGCGTCACTGGTCGTTCCTCGAGACGGAGGAGAGCATTCAAAAGCTCGAGGAGCGCAAGAAGCTAGAGG gcTGCCTCAAGGAGTTCCTCTGCGTGGTGCCGCACGATCGCAAGTTCTTTCTGCCAGAGACAGGGCACATCCTGCGCAAATCGGTGCGAGAGCTGACCGACTTCACGGCGCAAAATGCCATCGTGGGATTCGAGACTATCAGCCAGTATGCCAACAACTTGTTTACCAAACCCTGGCGGAAGGAGTACCGAACCCTCAAG ACCTATTCGGGATGCTATCAGCATGACGTCCTGACTCGTCTGCTCGACGCTGACCAGCTCTTTCTGGCCATGGGCTATAGGCGCATATCGGAGGATACATTTGTCCTGGAGGGCCCCATCTGCCCCGATCAGGTGACAAATGTATCGCGTGATGCCATGGCCGCCTACGTAGAGTGCCAGATCATGAAGCATATCCATGCAGGCGTCCATGCAGAGGGTTTCCCATGCAGCTGGAAGGAGATTTTTCAATATCGAGAGCGCCACATTGGAGGCACCACGCATTCGATCAAGGAGATTGTCTTCCACCTGAATGAGAAGCGACTGCGCAAGGAGAAAATGTCGGACAACACATACAGCAATGTGGCGACAATTGCCACCCAGCCCCCGAAGAGCAGGGTAGCGGATGGCAGCGTGAGTGCGAGCCCCTGCGCTTTGCATGGCAACAACCTGGTGCATCCCGCTAGCTCAAACAGCTGCGCCATTCATCCCAATGTTGTTTCCCCAAATCTCAGTCACGACTCGTTGTCGGGGAAATACTTACCGCCATATCCCGCacatccgcagcagcagcctcagctCCAGCAAACGGCTGGAGGAGGGCTGATGACCCACTCGCGTAGCCTTGATCACTACCAGGAGCCTCACAATGTCCTCCCACATCGACACTCCTTCGATCAGCAGTGCCAGGCCATGCATCAGCACCCCCATCTCTACGAGGAACCCTACGATTGTCTGGACGGACTGAGTATGGGCAGCAGTGCCTCCTATGCGGCAGTCGCCGGTGGCTACAATGCTCCTGGCAATCGTTATCCCCTTCCCTACAACATCTCCAACCAACTGAATGCCCAGTATGCCACGCCCGCCGATGTCTTTACGAATTCAGAGCACAATATGTACGCGACCATTGAGAAGACGGGCGTCTTGGCCTCTGGGCCGGTACACAGCTGTGACTATCACAGGCGTCAGGGTCAGGCCCCACCCTCGGGggctgccgtcgccgccatGGCAGCCATGCAGCACAGACAGAGCACGTATCCGCCAGATCATCATCTGATCGATTTCGACGAACGTGCCAATTTGATGCAGCACGACTATGGTGCCCATGACTACCATCCGCGGCTGTACGAGCAACGGAGCCATGGGGGCTACCTGCGTGGCAATTCTGTAATTTACGCGCCACCCCCTGAGCCGACGTCGTATGGGGGCTACGACCTGCCCACGACGCTGCCACACTcgcagccgccgccaccgaCTGCTCAAGACAGGTATGTCTATGCTCGGCCTGTGCCCAAGAGCAGTCGGACACGGGCGCTGGCAGAGTCTGGCTGCGACTCGCGACAAGCCGATCGCGACCTGATGCAG GATCCGATGGACAATAATCGCAAAAAGCACAAGGAATTGAAGGAGCGGGCTAGTCGGATGGCGCCCGCGGATGCATACCACAGGAGAGCAGCAGCTAACGATCCTGATATACCCACCACTGTTACGGACATGACAGCGGGCTACGAGACGGCGAGTTTGGATGATTTCGTAACGCTGAGCAGCGCATCCCCGCCCCTGATGCCCAAGGTGCAGGAGGGTGTCGGCAGCTTTGAGTCCTGGAACTATGTATTTAAGAACCTGGAGCGCTCTGGCTACTCCAAAGACTTGGGGGATCGTGAGGATTTGCTAGTGCAAAGCTTGGATTTGGACTCGTTGAACATATCCAATGACAGCGCAAATCCTGCTGAAAAAAGTACGCGACGCGACACAGCCAAAACGCAGACGGTAACACGTGCAGCTAGTGCAGCTGCTGTGGAGGCAAGTGGTGGGAAGGGAACACGTTTCAGTTCAGCCACTACGGAGACAAGTGGGGGGAAGGCACGCACACTGGAGAAGAAGACTGGGGCCATCCGAAGGGAGGCCAAGGTTGTGCAGGCGCCAGCGCCCACGTTGGTGCCGAACAGAAGCAGCACTGGCGTGAAGAAAGTGAAGTCCGCCTTGAAAACGGCCACAATAGACAATAGAGGCACAGGATCGCGAAATCGTAGCGGAGCTGGGCCAAAGCATCCTCCGCCAGTGTCCACGCAACTGATTGTGACGAGCCCGAATGAGTGGAGTTGTCGTTTCTGCACGTTCCTTAACCCAGACACGAAGCGCATCTGTGAGATGTGCTGCCGCAGCAAGGATTTCAATCTGGAGGCAGCCACAGCGGCGTCGTCAtcggcagcggctgcagctgcagcggcgaGCGTCTCCCATGCTTCCTCAACCTGCGTTTAG
- the Zfrp8 gene encoding programmed cell death protein 2, whose translation MEIDLGFAEKRDNNGWLTNRYFPSKLGGLPAWLELEALPDPKQLQCQKCMAPKVFLAQLYAPHEDDFNFHRSIYIFVCRNADCQQDHSAENFTVLRSQLALKNKFFSEQAAEDDGEPLPPIPCLKKVCAACGCYAPHACSRCKTIYYCSSAHQRAHWSDHKANCGSSNAVPHKPLKAIEFEEFEIVIESNPTRPVEEDHKDDDARLAEFEALQASGNTGDLSNVSEAEMDKYFGNTAGSDDKTFRQFKKQIADEPEQIVRYKRGGEPLWITNTAATVADQLKSLPNCSQCGGIRQFEFQIMPQTLVLLKEEFLDWGVLAVYTCAKSCPIEGYVEEHMVKQDVVSQENH comes from the exons ATGGAAATTGATTTGGGTTTTGCCGAGAAACGGGACAATAATGGTTGGTTGACTAACCGCTACTTCCCCAGCAAATTGGGTGGACTACCGGcctggctggagctggaggcacTCCCGGACCCCAAACAGCTGCAGTGTCAAAAGTGCATGGCGCCAAAAGTTTTCTTAGCCCAACTTTATGCCCCCCACGAGGatgatttcaattttcatcGGTCGATTTATATTTTCGTGTGCCGGAACGCAGATTGCCAGCAGGATCATAGTGCAGA AAATTTCACAGTGCTGAGGTCTCAGCTGGCACTGAAAAACAAATTCTTCTCAGAACAGGCTGCGGAAGACGATGGGGAACCTTTG CCCCCCATACCATGCCTGAAAAAAGTATGTGCCGCCTGCGGCTGTTATGCTCCGCACGCCTGCAGCCGCTGCAAAACCATCTATTATTGTTCCTCTGCTCATCAGCGGGCACATTGGTCCGACCACAAGGCTAACTGCGGGTCATCGAACGCGGTGCCGCACAAGCCGCTTAAAGCGATAGAATTTGAAGAATTTGAGATTGTGATAGAGAGCAATCCCACGAGGCCGGTTGAAGAAGATCACAAAGATGACGACGCCCGTTTGGCAGAGTTTGAAGCGCTACAGGCCAGTGGCAACACCGGCGACCTGAGCAACGTCTCCGAGGCGGAGATGGACAAGTACTTTGGAAATACAGCTGGCTCGGATGACAAGACGTTTCGTCAATTTAAGAAGCAAATCGCCGACGAGCCCGAGCAGATTGTGCGCTACAAGCGCGGCGGTGAGCCCCTTTGGATAACAAACACAGCCGCAACTGTGGCGGATCAGCTGAAATCGCTGCCCAACTGCAGCCAATGCGGTGGGATTCGTCAATTCGAGTTCCAGATCATGCCGCAGACCTTGGTGCTGCTCAAAGAAGAGTTTCTGGACTGGGGCGTACTGGCGGTCTACACTTGTGCCAAGAGCTGCCCCATTGAGGGATATGTGGAAGAGCACATGGTCAAGCAGGACGTTGTGTCGCAAGAGAACCATTGA
- the Naa35 gene encoding N-alpha-acetyltransferase 35, NatC auxiliary subunit homolog, protein MNGSTLCGVAEPADFQAAAATAAAAAAAATRANSSSDRDEWSVSECGFMDPEVQRTMRSGSTAEDITLYPLHGWLDVSDEFLAACKELIPGELAQDMMFGLFEAMSAIEIMDPKMDVGMGFDKLDLPPPSFEVAIATGVIKLDNLTPTELIGIFDSLFSCVVSWLEGNSMDQVLFNCLYLHAPSKIKDKALRVFCTAVRNLIVVIKSIIIIAGVNEEEDFQLYGNSALLAAEKAHPGNIFGYLKEVEDELVRKCKQLTSPEDLMSVVHRLRFMRHLFQVIYQVEQMAANDTAEDTISEIYKNLNVASELLPLLRKTIDRGTQPVEGSEAPNPIGFSTRIHDRTQPPSFPRSIKIRDRPASFQFLEEMISRFKYACKVTRNKDYFSALNFFIEYSKKSGQCILSRSVLQSLFTANLRLVHGRMPMKLFLRHSVQAFNSPPVLSPKNSVSADPKVQQQLENFFRYCISLNTFTMFIRICGFNRARQRDKLGRLIENFDAIQVDAARLDSFMNQLANERALEGNELHATALKHSTHFSTWVLYNCFRAMLIYLMSGFELELYAVHEFLYIYWYPYEFLVGFLVSALTRTENILLAQEEYAEHLSKIQANGGTVSKNRKAAKPRKNKKLQRPYRCEIVFYHALLSLCGGMYKAMGALTKDGRVRLPMPTFDNEEVRYNRRFRPFGALTSPPPVSYQEFKSIRDHMMLASVEDLYAVAAKHFDQARNILENIQNPDQEVLDLLQIARTNFVVMNVLARGHQKDVKRQPEFDFSKHSYFPIIKLK, encoded by the exons ATGAACGGAAG TACTCTCTGTGGCGTTGCGGAGCCGGCCGACTTCCAGGCAGCCGCTGCaactgccgctgcagctgcggccgCCGCCACTAGGGCCAACAGCTCCTCGGACCGGGATGAGTGGAGCGTGAGCGAATGCGGCTTTATGGATCCCGAAGTGCAGCGCACAATGCGGAGTGGCAGTACCGCAGAAGACATAACACTGTATCCACTGCATGGATGGCTTGATGTAAGCGACGAGTTTCTTGCTGCCTGTAAAGAACTGATACCCGGAGAACTGGCGCAGGACATGATGTTTGGTCTCTTCGAAGCCATGTCTGCGATTGAGATAATGGATCCAAAGATGGATGTGGGCATGGGCTTCGATAAGTTGGATTTGCCTCCGCCCTCCTTTGAGGTAGCCATCGCG ACGGGCGTTATTAAGCTGGACAACCTTACGCCCACCGAACTGATCGGGATCTTTGATTCTCTATTCTCCTGCGTTGTGTCCTGGCTGGAGGGGAATTCCATGGATCAGGTGCTGTTCAACTGTCTCTATCTGCACGCTCCCTCTAAAATCAAGGACAAGGCGCTGCGCGTCTTCTGCACTGCAGTGCGTAATCTCATTGTGGTCATCAagagcatcatcatcatagcAGGTGTgaacgaggaggaggattTCCAGCTGTACGGAAACTCTGCACTGTTGGCCGCGGAAAAGGCTCATCCCGGCAATATTTTTGGTTATCTGAAGGAGGTAGAGGACGAGCTGGTGCGCAAATGCAAGCAGCTGACATCGCCGGAAGATCTAATGTCCGTGGTGCATCGACTCCGCTTCATGCGGCACCTGTTCCAGGTCATCTACCAGGTGGAGCAGATGGCGGCCAATGACACCGCAGAAGATACAATAAGCGAGATTTACAAAAATCTAAACGTGGCTTCTGAACTGTTGCCGCTTCTGCGCAAAACCATTGATCGGGGCACCCAGCCCGTTGAGGGCT CTGAGGCCCCAAATCCCATCGGCTTCTCGACCCGCATTCATGATCGCACTCAGCCGCCCTCATTTCCTCGCAGCATTAAGATCAGAGACCGTCCAGCCAGCTTTCAGTTTCTAGAGGAGATGATCTCGCGTTTCAAATACGCCTGCAAAGTGACCCGGAATAAGGATTACTTCTCAGCGCTG AACTTCTTTATCGAGTACAGTAAAAAGTCGGGGCAGTGCATCCTTTCGAGGAGCGTTCTGCAGAGTTTGTTCACCGCAAACCTGCGTCTGGTGCATGGTAGAATGCCGATGAAACTGTTTCTGCGGCACTCGGTGCAGGCCTTCAACTCCCCGCCAGTGCTCAGTCCCAAGAATTCGGTGTCCGCTGATCCcaaggtgcagcagcagctggagaatTTCTTTCGCTACTGCATCAGCCTGAACACCTTCACAATGTTTATACGCATCTGTGGCTTCAATCGCGCAAGGCAGCGGGACAAGCTGGGTCGATTGATTGAGAATTTCGACGCTATACAGGTGGATGCGGCCAGATTGGACTCATTTATGAACCAACTGGCCAACGAGCGGGCTTTGGAGGGAAACGAGCTGCACGCCACTGCACTCAAGCACAGCACCCACTTTTCCACGTGGGTCTTGTATAACTGCTTCCGTGCCATGCTGATCTACCTAATGTCCGGCttcgagctggagctgtatGCTGTGCACGAGTTCCTCTACATCTACTGGTATCCTTACGAGTTTCTGGTGGGCTTCCTCGTTTCGGCGCTGACACGCACGGAAAATATTCTTCTGGCCCAGGAGGAATACGCTGAGCACCTGAGCAAGATTCAAGCGAATGGTGGCACCGTCTCCAAGAACCGCAAGGCGGCCAAGCCCAGGAAGAACAAGAAACTACAGCGTCCGTACCGCTGCGAGATAGTCTTCTATCACGCCCTGCTTAGTCTCTGTGGCGGCATGTACAAGGCTATGGGCGCCCTTACCAAAGACGGACGCGTGCGTCTGCCAATGCCCACTTTTGACAACGAGGAGGTTCGATATAATCGACGATTCCGTCCCTTTGGCGCACTAACCAGTCCTCCGCCTGTCAGCTATCAGGAGTTTAAGAGCATCCGCGATCACATGATGCTTGCTAGCGTCGAAGACCTGTACGCTGTTGCAGCAAAGCATTTCGACCAGGCCCGAAATATTTTGGAAAACATACAGAACCCTGACCAGGAA GTGCTGGACCTTCTTCAAATCGCTCGAACCAACTTTGTCGTGATGAATGTGCTGGCCCGTGGCCATCAGAAGGATGTGAAGCGCCAGCCAGAGTTTGATTTTTCAAAGCATAGCTATTTCCCCATTATAAAGTTGAAATAA
- the speck gene encoding dopamine N-acetyltransferase isoform X1 — protein MEVQNMPDQSLMPNQRIMLDSRCGLNDLYPIARLTQKMEDVLNVSGKASSTTPTPTPTPSAAVDKDDCPYTIELVQPEDAEAVIAMLKTFFFKDEPLNTFLDLGECKELEKYSLKPLTDNCSYKAVNKSGDIIGIFLNGLMRRPSPDEVPEKAADSCDHPKFKKILSLMDYVEEKFNIFDYYPNEELILDGKILSVDTNYRGLGIAGRLTERAYEYMRENGINVYHVLCSSHYSARVMEKLGFHEVFSMQFSEYQPNGKVVFKPAHPHVGMRIMAKELDLDDKQATKTKL, from the exons ATGGAGGTCCAAAACATGCCAGATCAGTCGCTTATGCCCAACCAGCGCATCATGCTCGATTCCAGATGTGGG CTGAACGACTTGTATCCCATCGCTCGTCTGACACAGAAAATGGAGGACGTGCTTAATGTGTCTGGGAAGGCGTCGTCGACcacccccactcccacacccaccccaTCAGCGGCCGTCGACAAGGACGACTGCCCCTATACCATCGAGTTGGTGCAGCCCGAAGACGCCGAGGCTGTGATCGCCATGCTCAAGACGTTTTTCTTCAAG GACGAACCGCTGAATACTTTTCTTGATCTCGGGGAGTGTAAGGAGCTGGAGAAGTACTCCCTGAAGCCCTTGACCGATAACTGCTCCTACAAGGCAGTTAACAAAAGTGGCGATATTATTGGGATATTCCTGAACGGCTTGATGCGACGCCCG TCTCCCGACGAAGTTCCTGAAAAGGCAGCCGATTCTTGCGATCATCCCAAATTCAAGAAGATCCTCTCCCTCATGGATTATGTTGAGGAGAAATTCAACATATTCGACTACTATCCCAACGAGGAGCTGATCCTGGATGGAAAAATTCTCTCCGTGGACACCAATTACCGCGGCCTGGGCATTGCCGGCCGTCTCACGGAGCGggcgtacgagtatatgcggGAGAATGGGATTAATGTTTACCATGTGCTCTGCTCGAGTCACTACTCGGCCCGGGTAATGGAGAAGTTGGGCTTCCACGAGGTGTTCAGCATGCAGTTCTCCGAGTACCAACCGAATGGGAAGGTTGTCTTCAAGCCAGCCCATCCGCATGTCGGAATGCGTATTATGGCCAAGGAGCTGGATCTGGATGACAAGCAGGCGACAAAGACCAAGCTGTAG
- the speck gene encoding dopamine N-acetyltransferase isoform X2, translated as MEDVLNVSGKASSTTPTPTPTPSAAVDKDDCPYTIELVQPEDAEAVIAMLKTFFFKDEPLNTFLDLGECKELEKYSLKPLTDNCSYKAVNKSGDIIGIFLNGLMRRPSPDEVPEKAADSCDHPKFKKILSLMDYVEEKFNIFDYYPNEELILDGKILSVDTNYRGLGIAGRLTERAYEYMRENGINVYHVLCSSHYSARVMEKLGFHEVFSMQFSEYQPNGKVVFKPAHPHVGMRIMAKELDLDDKQATKTKL; from the exons ATGGAGGACGTGCTTAATGTGTCTGGGAAGGCGTCGTCGACcacccccactcccacacccaccccaTCAGCGGCCGTCGACAAGGACGACTGCCCCTATACCATCGAGTTGGTGCAGCCCGAAGACGCCGAGGCTGTGATCGCCATGCTCAAGACGTTTTTCTTCAAG GACGAACCGCTGAATACTTTTCTTGATCTCGGGGAGTGTAAGGAGCTGGAGAAGTACTCCCTGAAGCCCTTGACCGATAACTGCTCCTACAAGGCAGTTAACAAAAGTGGCGATATTATTGGGATATTCCTGAACGGCTTGATGCGACGCCCG TCTCCCGACGAAGTTCCTGAAAAGGCAGCCGATTCTTGCGATCATCCCAAATTCAAGAAGATCCTCTCCCTCATGGATTATGTTGAGGAGAAATTCAACATATTCGACTACTATCCCAACGAGGAGCTGATCCTGGATGGAAAAATTCTCTCCGTGGACACCAATTACCGCGGCCTGGGCATTGCCGGCCGTCTCACGGAGCGggcgtacgagtatatgcggGAGAATGGGATTAATGTTTACCATGTGCTCTGCTCGAGTCACTACTCGGCCCGGGTAATGGAGAAGTTGGGCTTCCACGAGGTGTTCAGCATGCAGTTCTCCGAGTACCAACCGAATGGGAAGGTTGTCTTCAAGCCAGCCCATCCGCATGTCGGAATGCGTATTATGGCCAAGGAGCTGGATCTGGATGACAAGCAGGCGACAAAGACCAAGCTGTAG
- the LOC6898451 gene encoding uncharacterized protein, producing the protein MLANIKQLQPSFGFANCANNLGAYLSAIAGLLETYPSQASTRFVSLSKLNMKLISLNCIMILVVLCCLDESNSQNSTSSSSPSSSTSNSGNAKNVVVSNLKYTAVRRIRVGSSTSSTATTRSASVRNKNLRAKRAQAKRTQAKRSKARRSKALNGRRTRG; encoded by the coding sequence ATGTTGGCGAATATCAAACAACTTCAGCCTTCGTTTGGATTTGCAAACTGTGCAAACAATCTAGGCGCCTACTTAAGCGCTATCGCTGGGCTTTTGGAGACATATCCAAGTCAAGCATCGACAAGATTTGTGTCTCTTTCCAAACTCAACATGAAGCTAATCTCGCTGAACTGCATTATGATCCTGGTGGTTCTTTGCTGCCTGGATGAGTCAAATTCCCAGAACAGCACCTCGTCTAGTTCGCCAAGCTCGAGCACCAGCAACAGTGGAAACGCCAAGAATGTGGTAGTCTCCAATTTGAAGTACACGGCTGTCAGGAGGATCCGGGTCGGCAGCAGCACCTCCAGCACTGCGACCACCCGGAGTGCCTCAGTGCGCAACAAGAACCTGAGGGCCAAGCGGGCCCAGGCCAAGCGTACCCAGGCCAAGCGTAGTAAGGCTAGGCGCTCCAAGGCTCTGAACGGCCGCAGGACCAGAGGCTAA